One window of the Corticium candelabrum chromosome 7, ooCorCand1.1, whole genome shotgun sequence genome contains the following:
- the LOC134182095 gene encoding solute carrier family 35 member E2A-like — MHVDVSNDGTFFETVCYLLLWYTLSFGTLFLNKYILSWLSGEPSQLGSIQMFVTTTCGGLQLCTRNFAHKAFSRGKGSVTSSLPVKLTDRKSSGSGWVVFCRNMVIVGMMRFVTVVLGLVSLKYVAVSFTETVKASAPLFTVLIAWMLIGERTELYVVLSLVPIMGGLALCSANEISFTMIGFMAALINNIVDCIQNVYSKKLLSKDENPYSPVELQFYASVAAMIMQLPFWILYMDSPLSIFKKSSYVLTVFLTNGLMFHFQSITAYSLMSLISPVTHSVANTVKRALLIWLSVLIFSNKVTALSALGTILVIAGVLLYNQAKHVGHKTAQEDTHSKYVSLTEYKI; from the exons ATGCATGTCGACGTCAGCAACGACGGTACATTTTTCGAGACTGTCTGCTATCTCTTGTTGTGGTACACGCTCAGTTTCGGCACTCTCTTTCTTAACAAATACATTCTCTCATGGTTGTCAGGGGAACCATCACAACTCGGTTCCATACAGATGTTCGTGACGACGACGTGCGGAGGATTACAACTTTGCACAAGAAATTTTGCACACAAGGCGTTTTCGAGGGGAAAGGgaagtgtgacgtcatcacttcCGGTTAAATTGACCGACCGAAAGTCATCGGGTTCCGGTTGGGTTGTCTTCTGTAGGAATATGGTGATTGTGGGAATGATGAGATTTGTGACTGTCGTGTTGGGATTGGTCAGTTTGAAGTACGTGGCTGTGTCGTTTACCGAGACAGTCAAGGCATCGGCTCCTCTGTTTACTGTGTTGATTGCGTGGATGTTGATTGGGGAGAGGACAGAgttgtatgttgtgttgtcgTTGGTTCCTATTATGGGAGGTCTGGCGTTGTGTTCGGCGAACGAGATCAGTTTTACTATGATTGGATTTATGGCGGCTCTGATAAATAATATAGTCGATTG CATTCAGAACGTGTACTCGAAGAAGCTTTTGAGCAAGGATGAGAACCCttacag CCCGGTTGAGTTACAGTTCTATGCAAGTGTGGCAGCCATGATCATGCAGCTCCCTTTTTGGATACTGTACATG GATTCCCCGCTGTCCATATTTAAGAAATCCTCATACGTTCTAACTGTATTCCTCACGAACGGATTGATGTTCCATTTCCAAAGCATAACCGCCTACAGCCTCATGTCACTGATCTCACCGGTCACACACAGCGTTGCTAACACAGTCAAACGCGCCCTCCTCATCTGGCTCTCAGTCCTCATCTTCAGCAACAAAGTAACAGCACTGAGCGCTCTGGGAACGATCCTGGTCATTGCAGGCGTGTTGTTGTACAACCAAGCGAAGCATGTCGGTCATAAAACAGCCCAggaagacacacacagcaagtATGTGTCTCTCACAGAGTACAAGATATGA
- the LOC134182058 gene encoding MAM and LDL-receptor class A domain-containing protein 1-like — translation MLGVAAANLLLIALFPSTLSIVDFSRCSFEAGFCGWNQASREPSIRWQIGSNVVTRGSRGVSVEGRGHFVYAASSGQFPANGHISGQLPGRVVLESGLLVTSDNVCGVKFSFYREGYGGQDATLSVQPVKGRPNINGKALKAVVLHHTFGSWQRLFFPLHIDSSSVVKFEMFINSFFGDLLALDDIQFISCSVCSFEDGVCGWHNVRARSWRSQTQWTRHFGPTYSHNTGPDGDYTLRSPTGHYLYVRARRNYRKLAITAGRDLSYSDNVCGVSWAYHMYGMRSGSLTVTIQTVSGRVINSWKIKGNQGDKWRQAELTTDFWNDHRNRVDKLRVYIKAVIGDYDTSDVAVDDVEYMPCVSTQECTFGLDFCSWRNSRQATLQWQLELNKTDVTHNHLLVNVDGQNKGGELACLVGSWINSSDNICSLRITYKLEGHFSEGEMVVRSHHQHQYTNHENVTNLMNSENDGMLVEEIALYDFPLFVSIEARKKDGAQGNAIIDSLQYLTCHYSTFEQNTSLIWHDASPLASNFRWNLQTQLSLSDHLHFGRKFITTSGPGLARLHSDIHRVQQAMCSIRFWYTSRHCYNITIISHHYSTPGYHHFLAVAADEWERVEAVIIDPRSQPSVSDVTIEASPVGDGQNAQLGIDNIELLSCPDFETCTFDRDFCTWHASVHDSRDAVWIRWYGNPPQYTSRLINDHTRHAVNGYYLYARASVGRNNNESIAVLRSVPMSPGMHICGVQLWYFVMNDDYVLSTSANLSVRFVSHSGDSSVLLRSTTLPQYPITEWHLLQAEHHVVEQGHFQVIADISVQSEMSNPVAIAVDDVTYMNCFHTNADVSSTSFPTVASEVTFQRDSLDLMCPELSNHPSDSNLPTLSSLVHHYGHLEPQISYMNLSPSSFHTETLDTSFSKPSESHKSEATLTRLESTALLFVGNVSETSGLGDGKDFPVVAAVAGACSLLLVLVLLVVVLVVAIRRKSYREIKSTEPTMEPVSPTTPSIYVKEMTVQPTIENLYAATDPSESVYEDIDKEAIYAVPQPRHLRKKQTENGEHGASTSESARSQQPMQSENVLYGSTLPSGTWSLSSSRTEDNVLYQSFHGES, via the exons ATGCTTGGCGTTGCGGCTGCTAACCTCCTTCTGATTGCTCTGTTTCCCTCGACCTTATCCATTGTAG ATTTCAGTCGTTGCTCATTCGAAGCGGGCTTCTGTGGTTGGAATCAGGCGTCTAGAGAGCCAAGCATCCGATGGCAGATTGGCAGCAATGTCGTTACTCGGGGCAGTCGTGGCGTGTCGGTAGAGGGAAGAGGCCATTTTGTGTATGCTGCCAGTTCCGGTCAGTTTCCGGCTAATGGGCATATATCCGGGCAACTTCCGGGAAGAGTTGTGTTGGAGAGCGGGTTGCTGGTGACGTCTGATAATGTGTGTGGTGTTAAGTTTTCGTTCTACAGAGAGGGTTATGGTGGGCAGGATGCTACCTTGTCTGTACAGCCTGTGAAAGGGCGACCAAACATCAACGGGAAGGCACTTAAAGCTGTTGTGCTGCATCACACGTTTGGTAGCTGGCAGCGGTTGTTCTTTCCCCTGCATATCGACTCGTCGTCTGTTGTGAAGTTTGAGATGTTTATAAATTCGTTTTTTGGTGACTTGCTGGCATTGGATGACATCCAGTTTATATCCTGCTCAG TTTGCTCATTTGAAGACGGTGTTTGTGGATGGCATAACGTGAGGGCACGTTCTTGGCGATCGCAGACACAGTGGACACGTCATTTTGGTCCAACGTATTCCCATAATACCGGACCAGATGGTGACTACACGTTGCGCAGTCCGACTGGTCACTACCTGTACGTGCGAGCAAGAAGAAATTATCGTAAACTGGCAATCACAGCCGGACGGGATTTGAGTTATAGTGACaacgtgtgtggtgtgtcgtGGGCATATCACATGTATGGCATGCGTTCTGGCTCATTGACTGTTACCATACAGACGGTTAGTGGTCGTGTTATTAATTCTTGGAAAATCAAGGGAAACCAAGGAGACAAATGGCGGCAAGCAGAGCTGACAACAGACTTTTGGAATGATCACAGAAATCGTGTAGACAAATTACGAGTTTATATTAAAGCCGTTATTGGAGATTACGATACGAGTGATGTTGCTGTGGATGATGTCGAGTACATGCCGTGTGTATCAACTCAGGAGTGTACGTTCGGACTCGATTTTTGCTCGTGGAGAAATTCAAGGCAAGCAACTCTGCAGTGGCAGCTAGAGTTGAACAAAACAGACGTCACACACAATCATCTGCTTGTCAATGTTGATGGACAAAACAAGGGAGGAGAATTAGCATGCTTAGTTGGATCGTGGATCAACTCGAGTGACAACATATGTTCCTTACGGATTACATACAAGCTAGAAGGTCATTTTTCTGAGGGTGAGATGGTTGTTAGAAGCCACCACCAGCACCAGTACACTAACCATGAGAATGTGACTAACCTGATGAACAGTGAAAATGATGGAATGTTAGTAGAGGAGATTGCTCTTTACGACTTTCCACTTTTTGTTTCCATTGAAGCGAGGAAGAAGGACGGAGCACAAGGCAACGCAATTATTGACTCTCTGCAATACTTGACTTGTCACT ATAGCACGTTTGAGCAGAACACGAGTCTCATATGGCATGATGCTTCACCACTTGCAAGCAATTTCCGGTGGAATTTACAGACACAGTTGTCTCTATCGGATCACTTACATTTCGGCCGTAAGTTTATCACAACCAGTGGACCAGGATTGGCGCGTCTTCATTCCGACATTCATCGTGTGCAACAGGCCATGTGTTCTATTCGTTTCTGGTATACATCTCGTCATTGCTATAACATTACAATCATTTCTCATCATTATTCTACACCAGGATATCATCACTTTCTAGCAGTTGCCGCTGATGAGTGGGAAAGAGTGGAGGCAGTAATTATAGACCCAAGATCACAACCTAGTGTGTCAGACGTCACTATTGAAGCATCACCTGTCGGGGATGGTCAAAATGCACAGTTAGGGATCGATAATATCGAACTGCTGTCATGTCCTGACTTCGAAACATGTACGTTTGATAGAGATTTTTGCACGTGGCATGCATCTGTGCACGACTCTCGTGATGCTGTTTGGATACGTTGGTATGGTAACCCACCCCAGTATACATCACGTCTGATAAACGATCACACAAGACATGCAGTAAACGGATATTATCTCTATGCTCGTGCATCAGTCGGACGTAATAATAATGAAAGCATTGCTGTGCTTCGAAGTGTTCCCATGTCACCCGGAATGCATATATGTGGCGTTCAACTGTGGTATTTTGTTATGAACGATGATTATGTGTTATCCACATCAGCAAACTTGTCAGTAcgttttgtgtcacattctGGTGATTCCTCAGTTTTGTTGCGTAGCACGACGCTGCCACAATATCCAATAACTGAATGGCATTTACTGCAAGCCGAGCATCACGTAGTGGAACAAGGTCATTTTCAAGTGATAGCCGATATATCAGTGCAAAGCGAGATGTCAAACCCTGTTGCTATAGCAGTGGATGATGTCACATATATGAATTGTTTCCACACAAATGCAG ATGTGAGCTCAACAAGTTTTCCAACTGTTGCAAGTGAAGTTACATTCCAACGTGACAGTCTGGATCTGATGTGTCCTGAACTATCCAACCATCCGTCTGACTCAAATCTCCCAACTTTGTCTTCACTCGTTCATCACTATGGTCATTTAGAACCACAAATTTCATACATGAATTTATCTCCTTCGTCATTTCACACAGAAACGTTGGACACTTCATTTTCAAAGCCATCAGAGAGTCACAAGTCAGAAGCAACATTGACACGTTTGGAGTCAACTGCTTT GTTGTTTGTAGGGAATGTCAGTGAAACATCAGGACTTGGTGATGGGAAGGATTTTCCTGTTGTAGCAGCAGTTGCTGGTGCATGTTCTCTGCTGCTGGTTTTGGTTCTTTTGGTTGTTGTTCTGGTTGTGGCTATTAGAAGGAAGAgttacag AGAAATTAAGAGCACTGAGCCAACTATGGAGCCAGTTTCACCAACTACTCCTAGCATCTACGTCAA AGAGATGACCGTCCAACCAACAATAGAAAATCTCTATGCAGCCACCGATCCCTCAGAGTCAGTGTATGAAGA CATTGATAAAGAAGCAATCTATGCGGTGCCACAACCAAG GCATCTTCGGAAAAAACAGACTGAAAATGGCGAGCATGGCGCAAGTACATCAGAATCTGCCAG GTCACAACAACCAATGCAGAGTGAAAACGTCTTGTATGGTTCAACGTTGCCAAG TGGCACTTGGTCACTCTCCTCATCCAGAACAGAAGACAACGTTCTCTATCAGTCATTTCATGGCGAGTCATGA
- the LOC134182349 gene encoding coiled-coil domain-containing protein 153-like, whose protein sequence is MPPKAGKKKGKGKKKAKGKKGNAKKDDKSEMTIEDKYKQTVQEVMSLREHLAVKTEVGRRAASTCEMVKMKMRETEDKLDEERLTKRDISSDLTRQYKSMQNQLEIHIQHLEATVSQLRQELAESRSELQMVTTERNDLRKERDDMEMDFKEKISFMEQAYEGVIQDAMDLMVNKVEEHRTKWQSESNELEHRNNQILMEFGLSYSRGHHKDKAN, encoded by the exons ATGCCTCCTAAAGCGGGTAAGAAGAAAGGTAAGGGAAAGAAGAAGGCGAAAGGAAAGAAGGGCAACGCAAAGAAGGACG ATAAGTCAGAGATGACGATCGAAGACAAATACAAGCAGACGGTACAAGAAGTCATGTCTCTGAGAGAGCATTTGG CTGTAAAAACTGAGGTGGGCAGAAGAGCTGCCAGCACATGTGAAATGGTGAAGATGAAGATGCGCGAGACCGAGGACAAATTGGATGAAGAAAGACTAACAAAGAGAGACATCTCGTCCGACTTAACTCGTCAATACAAATCGATGCAAAATCAGTTGGAAATTCACATTCAACATTTGGAAGCCACAGTTTCACAGCTTCGTCAAGAGCTTG CTGAGAGTCGGTCTGAGCTACAGATGGTGACTACCGAACGTAACGATCTGAGGAAGGAAAGGGACGATATGGAAATGGATTTCAAAGAAAAGATTTCGTTCATGGAACAAGCATATGAGGGTGTTATACAA GATGCAATGGATTTGATGGTTAATAAGGTGGAAGAGCATCGGACCAAATGGCAGTCAGAATCAAATGAGTTAGAGCATAGAAACAACCAGATTCTTATGGAGTTTGGTCTTAGTTATTCACGCGGGCATCACAAAGATAAGGCAAACTGA
- the LOC134182199 gene encoding uncharacterized protein LOC134182199, protein MGKEKKKTKVDLQPVAAEKKKGKEKTGSKRKPEQVSSQPAAKKAKKESQKSQQPMAKKAPPPKDSSSSESESSEEEVVKAAVPPVKAKKLPAAVKAQQVKKVPAKETSSSESDSSGEEDVAAQVTKKPKKGVAQAKVPEKKAPPKAKEPSPEESDSSDESESSDDEEPAPLKATAKSAVTAKKPPGKVSSSSSDAKAKPPSTGKQQLVKKTLAKEATSSDSSSSDDVAPQVDGKSKNGVLMAAPAVTRPSPSAKVGLTAKTAGKKTAAKSSSSESDSSEEEETPSAKVASKVTAKVATKTKGQIGKVQKAAKKAPAAKSSSSESDSSDEEDTAPVKVTQKATKTSDVKSPAGKLGATSAAKQTSSTKAAIGKPNTKQVTAKAQKQSKEASEEESSEEDESSDEETADATKQPTKTPVKQEESESESEDSSDEETNPPQAKKKKIVEERKVAKSQEDDESEESDDEDESDEESAPPAKSPKQQQQSTPTQQDKVCEVFVGQLPYSCEENDLKTFFKQNGLKPLEVTLPRDRQTMQPKGFAFVSFSNATDVSKAMELDGTTLEGRQLRINRAKDKPTPGSGRGGRSEGRGGRSFRGGFSNNTPSRTLFIRNLSYNTTEDTIRKKFKSAQNVSLPITEDGSSKGFGFIDFEDEKSAESALNKMNGMSVDGREIRLEFKKSQDRNSFDSQGRGRGRGRGGPRGRGGRGGSGGGGFHKSKGSIQDYQGQKLTFNDSD, encoded by the exons ATGGGCAAAGAAAAAAAGAAGACAAAG GTTGACTTGCAGCCGGTTGCCGCGGAGAAGAAGAAAGGAAAGGAAAAGACGGGCAGTAAGCGAAAACCTGAGCAGGTAAGCTCTCAACCTGCAGCAAAGAAGGCAAAGAAAGAGtcacag AAATCTCAGCAGCCGATGGCAAAGAAAGCACCACCACCGAAGGATTCGTCGTCATCTGAATCTGAGTCATCAGAAGAGGAGGTAGTGAAAGCTGCAGTCCCACCTGTAAAAGCAAAAAAGCTTCCTGCTGCTGTGAAAGCACAGCAAGTGAAGAAAGTTCCTGCCAAAGAAACATCGTCTTCTGAATCAGACTCTTCTGGTGAGGAAGATGTGGCAGCTCAAGTGACCAAGAAACCAAAGAAAGGAGTTGCACAAGCAAAAGTACCAGAAAAGAAGGCGCCTCCAAAGGCAAAGGAACCGTCGCCTGAAGAATCAGATTCGTCGGATGAATCAGAGTCGTCGGATGACGAGGAGCCTGCACCACTTAAAGCAACTGCAAAGTCAGCTGTAACTGCAAAGAAACCTCCAGGTAAggtgtcatcatcatcatcagatgCAAAAGCAAAACCGCCGTCTACTGGCAAACAACAGCTAGTGAAGAAAACTCTGGCAAAAGAAGCAACATCTTCTGACTCTAGCTCTTCTGACGATGTAGCACCTCAAGTGGATGGCAAATCAAAGAATG GAGTGTTAATGGCAGCACCAGCAGTTACTCGTCCATCTCCATCAGCAAAAGTAGGCCTAACTGCAAAGACAGCAGGTAAGAAAACAGCTGCAAAGTCATCGTCATCTGAGTCAGACTCTTCAGAAGAGGAAGAGACGCCGTCTGCTAAAGTGGCTTCAAAGGTCACTGCAAAAGTGGCCACAAAAACAAAAGGACAGATTGGAAAGGTACAGAAAGCAGCCAAGAAAGCACCAGCAGcaaaatcatcatcatctgaaTCAGATTCATCAGATGAGGAAGACACTGCACCAGTCAAGGTGACCCAGAAAGCAACGAAAACTTCTGATGTGAAATCACCTGCTGGCAAATTAGGTGCAACATCAGCAGCTAAACAGACGTCCTCAACGAAAGCTGCAATTGGTAAACCAAACACAAAGCAAGTTACGGCAAAAGCccagaaacaaagcaaagaagcTTCTGAAGAAGAATCATCAGAAGAGGACGAGTCATCTGACGAAGAGACAGCAGATGCTACAAAACAACCAACCAAAACGCCAGTCAAACAAGAAGAGTCCGAATCTGAATCTGAAGACAGTTCAGATGAGGAGACTAATCCACCACAG gcaaagaaaaagaaaatagTTGAGGAAAGAAAAGTTGCTAAGAGCCAGGAAGATGACGAAAGTGAGGAgagtgatgatgaagatgagaGTGATGAAGAAAGTGCCCCACCTGCCAAGTCACcgaagcaacaacaacaatcaacaccAACTCAACAAGACAAAG TATGTGAGGTGTTCGTTGGCCAACTTCCCTACAGCTGTGAAGAGAATGACCTGAAAACATTTTTCAAACAAAATGGTCTCAAGCCATTAGAAGTCACTTTACCTAGGGACAGGCAGACGATGCAACCAAAAGG ATTTGCATTCGTGTCATTCTCAAATGCAACGGATGTTTCGAAAGCAATGGAACTGGATGGAACCACACTGGAGGGACGACAGTTAAGGATAAACCGAGCAAAAGACAAGCCAACTCCCGGTAGTGGGCGTGGTGGACGATCCGAAGGTCGAGGTGGACGATCATTCAGAGGAGGCTTCTCCAACAACACACCTTCACGGACTCTCTTTATTCGAAATCTCTCATACAATACGACAGAAGACACAATAAGAAAGAAGTTCAAATCAGCTCAAAACGTGTCTCTTCCCATAACAGAAGACGGCAGTAGCAAGGG GTTCGGTTTTATTGACTTTGAAGACGAGAAATCAGCAGAATCTGCTCTCAATAAGATGAATGGGATGTCTGTTGACGGCAGGGAAATTCGTCTCGAGTTCAAAAAGTCGCAAGACAGAAACTCGTTTGATTCACAAGGACGAGGCAGGGGCCGTGGGCGTGGTGGACCACGAGGCCGTG GTGGCCGCGGAGGAAGCGGGGGTGGAGGTTTTCACAAGTCTAAGGGCTCGATACAGGACTATCAAGGGCAAAAGCTGACTTTTAATGATAGTGACTGA
- the LOC134182060 gene encoding uncharacterized protein LOC134182060 isoform X1 → MAEDEAKGLFVRGKKLWNEDNFVAAERSFRQLLFLYETADHRPVQKACALCMLGGCLYFQHKVNDAVKFMEQCLSIVRDITPQHEEFLSYVLYNMGVYLHVEGKYERATEHLRESLNIQRRLSSVNKVYMASSCYLSRCLLSQCLTKEAEYVMREGYGLAFSTDNNCVKAYSATLLAYAIHLNEGTEKEVKKLLQQSDGWIQMMREDRGKAEVLSEMGEVLVIRGDYKRANRILQKAATIQRHFLPTNHWETAITLCRMAESQVKQDQLMAALPLFHESSEMMSKAIGVEHPIRGRSLFGVGKVYLRQQKWQEAETILKESVNVLGVTLGYHPTTSAAIRDLNYCLRMLKKDQEAFDILQQHQRVVSYHQGDLGASAFQDLQKELEQLREKNELLARNLQQSETEKHHVEQHQRKILQTCLESLHLTGSELGKISYGDQAAALPRESGMSRVATSSVPASNTMKLDDIVSNEEIVEVASHIESDWGKVAAFLDPSKFSQAAIKVIEKHSSSSFQQAREMLEQWTDSCDTNATRSRLRDAMVKAGLKRQAHIVFDAQQSKRP, encoded by the exons ATGGCGGAAGATGAAGCTAAAG GTTTATTTGTGAGAGGGAAGAAACTGTGGAATGAAGACAACTTCGTAGCTGCGGAAAGAAGTTTCCGACAATTGCTGTTTCTCTACGAGACAGCAGATCATCGACCGGTACAGAAAGCATGTG CGCTCTGTATGTTGGGTGGGTGTCTATATTTCCAACATAAAGTGAATGACGCCGTAAAGTTTATGGAacaatgtttgtctattgtacgAGATATTACACCTCAACATGAAGAGTTTCTGTCTTATG TGTTATACAATATGGGAGTGTATCTACACGTTGAGGGCAAGTACGAAAGAGCAACGGAACATCTAAGAGAGTCACTCAACATCCAGCGTAGATTGTCTTCTGTGAACAAAGTCTACATGGCATCAA GTTGTTACCTTTCACGTTGCCTTCTCTCTCAATGTCTAACAAAAGAAGCTGAATATGTGATGAGAGAAGGTTATGGTTTAGCATTCAGCACGGATAACAATTGTGTGAAAgcatact CTGCTACTCTACTGGCTTATGCAATTCATCTAAATGAAGGAACAGAAAAGGAAGTGAAAAAATTGTTACAACAGTCTGATGGATGGATTCAAATGATGAGAGAAGATCGAGGCAAGGCAGAAG tgttgagtgaaatggGAGAAGTATTGGTGATAAGGGGTGACTACAAACGTGCCAATAGGATACTGCAGAAAGCAGCAACAATACAAAGACACTTTTTACCAACCAACCATTGGGAGACTGCTATAA CTCTTTGTCGCATGGCAGAAAGTCAAGTGAAACAAGACCAACTAATGGCTGCTTTGCCATTGTTCCACGAGTCATCAGAAATGATGAGTAAAGCAATAGGTGTGGAACACCCAATAAGAGGAAGAA GTTTATTTGGTGTTGGGAAAGTTTATTTAAGACAACAGAAGTGGCAAGAAGCAGAAACCATCCTAAAGGAAAGTGTCAACGTTTTGGGTGTAACTTTAGGATACCATCCTACAACAAGTGCAG CAATTCGAGATCTGAACTATTGCTTACGAATGCTAAAGAAAGATCAAGAAGCATTCgacattttgcaacaacatcaacgaGTTGTTTCTTATCATCAAG GTGACCTTGGAGCAAGTGCATTTCAAGATTTGCAAAAGGAGTTGGAGCAGCTCAGAGAAA AGAATGAACTTCTGGCAAGAAACTTGCAACAATCTGAAACTGAAAAGCACCACGTGGAGCAGCATCAGCGCAAGATATTACAGACCTGTCTTGAAAGTTTACACCTGACTGGATCAGAGTTAGGAAAAATATCTTATGGAG ACCAAGCGGCTGCTTTGCCAAGAGAAAGTGGGATGTCACGTGTGGCAACATCGAGTGTTCCAGCATCTAATACGATGAAGCTTGATGATATTGTGAGCAATGAGGAAATTGTAGAAGTTGCCAGTCACATTGAATCAGATTGGGGTAAAGTAGCGGCATTTCTTGATCCAAGCAAATTTTCCCAGGCTGCGATTAAAGTCATCGAGAAGCACAGTTCGTCATCATTTCAACAGGCCAGAGAGATGCTTGAACAGTGGACGGATAGCTGTGACACAAATGCTACACGTTCTCGCTTGAGAGACGCTATGGTTAAAGCAGGTTTGAAACGACAAGCCCATATTGTGTTTGATGCACAACAGAGCAAGAGACCATGA
- the LOC134182060 gene encoding uncharacterized protein LOC134182060 isoform X2: protein MGVYLHVEGKYERATEHLRESLNIQRRLSSVNKVYMASSCYLSRCLLSQCLTKEAEYVMREGYGLAFSTDNNCVKAYSATLLAYAIHLNEGTEKEVKKLLQQSDGWIQMMREDRGKAEVLSEMGEVLVIRGDYKRANRILQKAATIQRHFLPTNHWETAITLCRMAESQVKQDQLMAALPLFHESSEMMSKAIGVEHPIRGRSLFGVGKVYLRQQKWQEAETILKESVNVLGVTLGYHPTTSAAIRDLNYCLRMLKKDQEAFDILQQHQRVVSYHQGDLGASAFQDLQKELEQLREKNELLARNLQQSETEKHHVEQHQRKILQTCLESLHLTGSELGKISYGDQAAALPRESGMSRVATSSVPASNTMKLDDIVSNEEIVEVASHIESDWGKVAAFLDPSKFSQAAIKVIEKHSSSSFQQAREMLEQWTDSCDTNATRSRLRDAMVKAGLKRQAHIVFDAQQSKRP, encoded by the exons ATGGGAGTGTATCTACACGTTGAGGGCAAGTACGAAAGAGCAACGGAACATCTAAGAGAGTCACTCAACATCCAGCGTAGATTGTCTTCTGTGAACAAAGTCTACATGGCATCAA GTTGTTACCTTTCACGTTGCCTTCTCTCTCAATGTCTAACAAAAGAAGCTGAATATGTGATGAGAGAAGGTTATGGTTTAGCATTCAGCACGGATAACAATTGTGTGAAAgcatact CTGCTACTCTACTGGCTTATGCAATTCATCTAAATGAAGGAACAGAAAAGGAAGTGAAAAAATTGTTACAACAGTCTGATGGATGGATTCAAATGATGAGAGAAGATCGAGGCAAGGCAGAAG tgttgagtgaaatggGAGAAGTATTGGTGATAAGGGGTGACTACAAACGTGCCAATAGGATACTGCAGAAAGCAGCAACAATACAAAGACACTTTTTACCAACCAACCATTGGGAGACTGCTATAA CTCTTTGTCGCATGGCAGAAAGTCAAGTGAAACAAGACCAACTAATGGCTGCTTTGCCATTGTTCCACGAGTCATCAGAAATGATGAGTAAAGCAATAGGTGTGGAACACCCAATAAGAGGAAGAA GTTTATTTGGTGTTGGGAAAGTTTATTTAAGACAACAGAAGTGGCAAGAAGCAGAAACCATCCTAAAGGAAAGTGTCAACGTTTTGGGTGTAACTTTAGGATACCATCCTACAACAAGTGCAG CAATTCGAGATCTGAACTATTGCTTACGAATGCTAAAGAAAGATCAAGAAGCATTCgacattttgcaacaacatcaacgaGTTGTTTCTTATCATCAAG GTGACCTTGGAGCAAGTGCATTTCAAGATTTGCAAAAGGAGTTGGAGCAGCTCAGAGAAA AGAATGAACTTCTGGCAAGAAACTTGCAACAATCTGAAACTGAAAAGCACCACGTGGAGCAGCATCAGCGCAAGATATTACAGACCTGTCTTGAAAGTTTACACCTGACTGGATCAGAGTTAGGAAAAATATCTTATGGAG ACCAAGCGGCTGCTTTGCCAAGAGAAAGTGGGATGTCACGTGTGGCAACATCGAGTGTTCCAGCATCTAATACGATGAAGCTTGATGATATTGTGAGCAATGAGGAAATTGTAGAAGTTGCCAGTCACATTGAATCAGATTGGGGTAAAGTAGCGGCATTTCTTGATCCAAGCAAATTTTCCCAGGCTGCGATTAAAGTCATCGAGAAGCACAGTTCGTCATCATTTCAACAGGCCAGAGAGATGCTTGAACAGTGGACGGATAGCTGTGACACAAATGCTACACGTTCTCGCTTGAGAGACGCTATGGTTAAAGCAGGTTTGAAACGACAAGCCCATATTGTGTTTGATGCACAACAGAGCAAGAGACCATGA